The Litchfieldia alkalitelluris genome has a window encoding:
- the fliQ gene encoding flagellar biosynthesis protein FliQ translates to MGAETVISLAEKGVYTILLICGPLLLLALVVGLIVSIFQATTQIQEQTLAFVPKIVAVLVGLVFLGPWMLSHMISYTFDIFNNLTKFIG, encoded by the coding sequence ATGGGGGCAGAAACGGTTATATCGTTAGCTGAAAAGGGAGTTTATACAATTTTGCTTATCTGTGGTCCACTTTTATTGCTTGCGCTAGTTGTAGGCTTAATAGTTAGTATTTTTCAGGCAACAACTCAAATCCAAGAACAAACTCTTGCCTTTGTCCCAAAAATCGTTGCCGTATTAGTAGGATTGGTTTTCCTGGGTCCGTGGATGTTATCTCATATGATTTCATATACATTTGACATCTTCAATAATCTTACTAAATTTATAGGTTGA
- the flhA gene encoding flagellar biosynthesis protein FlhA: protein MSARDLSVLLSVVLIVAMLIIPFPSWLLSILIIINISLALLVLLTSMNMQEPLQFSIFPSLLLLLTLFRLGLNVSTTRSILSNGEAGGVVETFGTFVVGGKVLVGFVVFLILIIIQFVVITKGAERVSEVAARFTLDAMPGKQMAIDADLNAGLISERDARERREKISKEADFYGAMDGASKFVKGDAIAGIIIVLINLLFGFIIGMTEMGLSFPEAIQKFTLLTVGDGIVSQIPALLISTATGIVVTRAASDGNLGKDITSQLFAYPKMLYVTAGTIFLLGLFTPIHLLLTTPIAGLMAFGGYMISKSREREEIIPHEMEEAAELEELKSPESVVNLLNVDPIEFEFGYGLIPLADTNQGGDLLDRIVMIRRQLAIELGLVIPVVRIRDNIQLQPNEYRLKIKGNEFARGELLLDHYLAMSPGIEEDSIEGIDTIEPSFGLPAKWISEDMKDKAEMFGYTVVDPPSVVSTHITEVIKTNAHELIGRQETKQLIDHLKETHTILVEEVTPSPLTIGDVQSVLAKLLKEKVSIRNLPIIFETLADFGKLSTDTDLLTEYVRQALARQITNSYVSQGETMKVITVSGAIEKAIADGVQQTEHGNYLSLDPTISQNILEAIARQLEELSLIEQSPILICSPAVRMYLRQMIERYFPQVPVLSYNELEANVEIQSIGVVTI, encoded by the coding sequence ATGTCAGCAAGAGATTTATCAGTATTATTAAGCGTTGTATTAATTGTAGCAATGCTGATAATACCATTTCCATCATGGTTGTTAAGTATACTTATCATTATTAATATTTCTCTTGCTTTATTAGTTCTTCTTACCTCTATGAACATGCAAGAACCACTGCAATTTTCTATTTTTCCATCATTACTATTATTATTAACCCTGTTTCGTTTGGGGCTTAATGTTTCAACAACGAGATCAATATTAAGTAACGGAGAAGCGGGTGGAGTTGTAGAAACATTTGGTACCTTTGTAGTAGGCGGCAAGGTCTTAGTAGGATTTGTTGTCTTTTTAATCTTAATAATTATTCAATTTGTCGTAATTACAAAAGGTGCGGAACGTGTTTCTGAGGTAGCTGCACGCTTTACGTTAGATGCGATGCCAGGGAAACAAATGGCGATAGATGCTGACTTGAATGCTGGACTTATTTCTGAAAGAGATGCGCGAGAGCGAAGAGAAAAGATTTCCAAAGAAGCCGACTTTTATGGAGCAATGGATGGAGCAAGTAAATTTGTCAAAGGGGATGCGATTGCAGGTATTATCATTGTCCTTATTAATCTTTTATTTGGTTTTATTATTGGTATGACAGAAATGGGGCTTAGTTTTCCTGAGGCGATACAAAAGTTCACATTACTAACAGTTGGTGATGGAATTGTAAGTCAAATTCCAGCTCTATTAATTTCTACTGCCACTGGTATTGTTGTAACAAGAGCTGCTTCCGATGGGAATTTAGGTAAGGATATAACTTCTCAGCTATTTGCATATCCAAAGATGCTTTATGTAACTGCAGGGACAATATTCCTATTAGGTCTTTTTACACCTATTCATCTGCTTTTAACTACACCCATTGCAGGCTTAATGGCATTTGGTGGATACATGATAAGTAAATCAAGGGAACGTGAAGAGATTATACCACATGAGATGGAAGAAGCAGCTGAGCTTGAGGAATTAAAGAGTCCAGAAAGTGTGGTAAATCTCCTAAATGTTGACCCGATCGAGTTTGAATTTGGTTATGGACTCATACCATTAGCTGATACAAACCAGGGTGGAGACTTATTAGATCGCATTGTAATGATACGAAGACAACTAGCCATTGAGCTAGGACTAGTTATTCCAGTTGTTCGAATCAGGGATAACATTCAACTTCAACCTAATGAATATAGACTGAAAATAAAAGGCAACGAATTTGCTAGAGGTGAGCTGTTACTGGACCATTATCTAGCGATGAGTCCAGGAATCGAAGAGGATTCAATTGAAGGAATAGACACAATAGAACCTTCTTTTGGGTTACCGGCAAAGTGGATCTCAGAAGACATGAAAGATAAAGCTGAGATGTTTGGATATACAGTTGTGGATCCACCTTCAGTGGTATCTACACATATTACTGAAGTTATCAAAACTAATGCCCATGAACTCATTGGACGTCAAGAAACAAAACAATTAATTGACCACTTAAAAGAAACACATACTATTTTGGTAGAGGAAGTGACCCCATCTCCTTTAACAATAGGAGATGTGCAAAGTGTTTTAGCTAAATTACTAAAGGAAAAGGTGTCTATTCGAAACCTACCTATTATTTTTGAGACACTTGCTGATTTTGGAAAACTGTCGACTGATACAGATTTACTTACAGAATATGTAAGACAAGCTCTTGCTAGGCAAATTACAAATAGCTATGTGTCTCAAGGAGAAACAATGAAGGTAATTACAGTCTCAGGTGCTATTGAAAAGGCTATAGCTGATGGTGTACAACAAACAGAACATGGCAACTATCTTTCACTTGATCCAACAATTTCGCAAAATATATTAGAAGCGATTGCAAGACAACTTGAAGAATTATCTCTGATAGAACAATCGCCAATCTTAATCTGTTCACCGGCTGTAAGAATGTATTTAAGACAAATGATTGAACGGTATTTTCCGCAGGTACCTGTCCTTTCATACAATGAGTTAGAGGCGAATGTAGAAATTCAGAGTATCGGGGTGGTGACAATTTAA
- the flhF gene encoding flagellar biosynthesis protein FlhF — protein MKVKKYVAPTMPEVMNLIRTELGNEAVILNSKVVQSKGVLGFFRKKNFEVIAALDHIEPHAAPKEVLSPKTYNGQRKAEDPIRTKDFVNEIMEMKAMLNQIQTKTNTNLNLPKPIQQLHYLMNEKELESDITESLISSLLSYWYKNKEQVEQKELLEYLKDLLLKKISPIGMGGIDYQKKYVTVVGPTGVGKTTTLAKMAAEAILKDKKKVAFITTDTYRIAAIEQLKTYAKILDVPIEVSYNIEDFRKAKEKFEDFDLVFIDTAGRNFRKQQYVNDLKQIIDFNDDVERYLVLGVTSKYIDMMNIYHQFSIIKISKVIFSKVDETGNHGQMVNFMLKNNIGAAYITTGQNVPDDISEATPEMIINILFGEGL, from the coding sequence ATGAAGGTGAAAAAATATGTGGCACCTACTATGCCAGAGGTTATGAATTTAATCCGTACTGAATTAGGAAATGAGGCAGTTATTCTTAATTCTAAAGTAGTACAGAGTAAAGGGGTTCTTGGTTTCTTTCGCAAGAAAAACTTTGAGGTGATTGCAGCCTTAGATCATATTGAACCTCATGCTGCACCCAAGGAGGTCTTGTCACCAAAGACATATAATGGACAGAGAAAAGCTGAGGATCCCATACGTACAAAAGACTTTGTAAATGAAATTATGGAAATGAAGGCAATGCTTAATCAAATCCAAACAAAAACCAATACAAACTTGAATTTGCCTAAGCCTATTCAACAACTTCATTACTTAATGAATGAGAAGGAACTTGAGTCTGATATTACTGAAAGTCTCATTTCGTCACTATTGAGTTATTGGTATAAAAATAAGGAGCAGGTGGAGCAAAAAGAGTTATTGGAATATCTTAAAGATCTATTACTGAAAAAGATATCACCCATAGGTATGGGTGGTATCGATTATCAAAAGAAATATGTTACTGTTGTAGGACCAACAGGTGTTGGGAAGACAACGACGTTAGCAAAGATGGCGGCAGAAGCTATTTTAAAGGATAAGAAAAAAGTTGCTTTTATAACTACGGATACTTACCGAATTGCTGCAATCGAACAATTAAAAACATACGCAAAAATCCTCGATGTCCCTATTGAAGTTAGTTATAATATTGAGGATTTTAGAAAAGCAAAAGAAAAATTCGAGGATTTTGACCTGGTCTTTATAGATACCGCGGGTAGAAATTTTCGAAAACAGCAATACGTGAATGATTTAAAACAAATTATCGATTTTAATGATGATGTTGAAAGATATCTTGTCTTAGGAGTAACCTCTAAATATATCGACATGATGAACATTTATCATCAGTTTTCTATAATTAAAATTTCAAAAGTCATATTTTCAAAAGTTGATGAGACTGGAAATCACGGACAAATGGTGAATTTTATGTTGAAAAATAATATAGGAGCTGCCTATATTACAACAGGGCAAAACGTTCCAGATGATATTAGTGAAGCAACACCAGAGATGATCATAAATATTTTATTTGGTGAAGGGCTATGA
- the fliP gene encoding flagellar type III secretion system pore protein FliP (The bacterial flagellar biogenesis protein FliP forms a type III secretion system (T3SS)-type pore required for flagellar assembly.) — MTEFMEFFNNSSPENVSTSVKMLLLLTVLSIAPSILILMTSFTRIIIVLSFVRTSLATQSMPPNQVLVGLALFMTFFIMAPVLSEVNEQALTPLFNEEINLEEAYEKASIPFKEFMSKHTRQKDLELFLKYSGSETPSSIEDIPLTALVPAFAISEIKTAFQIGFMIFIPFLVIDMIVASVLMSMGMMMLPPVMISLPFKILLFVLVDGWYLIVKSLLQSF; from the coding sequence ATGACTGAATTTATGGAGTTTTTTAATAATAGTTCTCCTGAGAATGTATCAACATCGGTTAAAATGCTCCTTTTGCTTACAGTGTTATCAATTGCACCCAGTATTTTAATTCTCATGACAAGTTTTACAAGGATTATCATTGTGTTATCTTTTGTTAGAACATCACTAGCAACACAGTCAATGCCACCAAACCAAGTCCTTGTAGGACTTGCTCTATTTATGACCTTTTTTATCATGGCTCCTGTTTTATCAGAAGTAAATGAACAAGCATTAACGCCTTTATTTAATGAAGAGATAAATTTAGAAGAAGCATATGAAAAAGCTTCGATTCCATTCAAAGAATTTATGAGTAAGCATACTAGACAAAAGGATTTAGAATTATTTCTAAAGTACTCTGGAAGTGAGACACCGTCCTCTATCGAAGACATACCGCTAACAGCACTCGTTCCAGCATTTGCGATTAGTGAAATAAAAACAGCTTTTCAAATAGGTTTTATGATTTTTATTCCTTTTTTAGTAATTGATATGATCGTAGCGAGCGTATTAATGTCAATGGGGATGATGATGCTTCCGCCAGTTATGATTTCACTTCCATTTAAGATCCTATTATTTGTTTTGGTTGATGGCTGGTACCTAATTGTTAAGTCTTTATTACAAAGTTTTTAA
- a CDS encoding chemotaxis protein CheA — MDTSQYLEIFIEESKEHLQMCNEQLLELEKNPEDINIVNIIFRSAHTLKGMSATMGYEDLANLTHQMENVLDAIRNQKISVTAEILDVVFKAVDYLEEMIYSIADGGTGKKDVSDVVLLLKKIEDGESAILDLSPKFNQVNPNSINLSNYDEFEYTVLIQSQEQGFNTYEINVSLRQDCFLKAARVFMVFEVLEQVGEIVKAFPSVELLEEEKFEQEFTISIISNETQESIKSRLMKVSEVESVIVSNINLDQISREDSSSEMFEQVAVTTEEVNFSVEEVKSNNSETKVSNKQTSNKTIRVNIERLDILMNLFEELVIDRGRLEQISKELSHSGLSETVERMTRISGDLQTIILNMRMVPVETVFNRFPRMVRQLARDLGKKIDLQVFGAETELDRTVIDEIGDPLVHLIRNAIDHGIETPDIRKASGKSEEGILTLKAYHSGNHVFIEIQDNGAGINREKVVNKALKQGVITENDAELMSDKQVYELIFSSGFSTAEIISDVSGRGVGLDVVKSTIESLGGSISIDSVEGKGSTFLIQLPLTLSIISVLLIELGKEKYAIPLSSIIETAIVRKDEVFNAHNQKMIDFRDKIIPLVYLEEFFEVQKEHDDSDYISVVIVKKGEKTAGFVVDSFIGQQEIVLKSLGSYLSSVFAISGATILGDGQVALVVDCNSLIK; from the coding sequence ATGGATACTAGTCAATATTTAGAGATATTTATAGAAGAAAGTAAAGAACATCTTCAAATGTGCAATGAACAATTATTGGAATTAGAGAAGAATCCAGAAGATATAAATATTGTTAATATTATCTTTCGCTCTGCCCATACGTTAAAAGGGATGTCTGCAACGATGGGTTACGAAGATCTTGCAAATTTAACACACCAGATGGAGAATGTCTTAGATGCTATTCGTAATCAGAAGATTAGTGTTACGGCTGAAATATTAGATGTCGTTTTTAAAGCAGTAGATTATTTAGAAGAAATGATTTATTCAATAGCCGATGGTGGTACAGGAAAAAAAGATGTTTCAGATGTCGTTTTATTGTTAAAGAAGATTGAAGATGGGGAGTCAGCGATACTAGATTTATCACCAAAATTTAATCAAGTCAATCCAAATTCTATAAATCTCTCAAACTACGATGAATTTGAATATACAGTGTTAATTCAATCTCAGGAACAAGGTTTTAATACATATGAAATAAATGTTAGTTTAAGGCAAGATTGTTTTCTTAAGGCGGCACGTGTTTTTATGGTTTTTGAAGTATTAGAGCAAGTTGGAGAAATTGTTAAGGCTTTCCCAAGTGTTGAATTACTCGAGGAGGAAAAATTCGAACAAGAATTCACCATATCTATTATTTCGAATGAAACACAGGAATCTATAAAAAGTCGACTTATGAAAGTATCCGAAGTTGAAAGTGTAATTGTTAGTAATATAAATCTAGATCAAATATCTAGAGAAGATTCTTCTAGTGAGATGTTTGAGCAAGTGGCAGTTACTACTGAAGAGGTAAATTTTTCAGTAGAAGAAGTAAAGAGTAATAATAGCGAGACAAAAGTTTCAAATAAGCAGACGAGTAATAAGACAATCAGAGTTAATATAGAGCGATTAGATATATTAATGAACTTGTTTGAAGAACTAGTTATTGACCGTGGTCGCCTTGAACAAATCTCTAAAGAATTATCACATTCAGGGCTATCCGAAACAGTTGAAAGAATGACAAGAATTTCAGGTGACCTTCAAACTATTATTTTGAATATGAGAATGGTTCCAGTAGAGACCGTATTTAATCGTTTCCCTAGAATGGTCCGTCAATTAGCAAGAGACTTGGGTAAAAAAATTGATCTGCAAGTATTTGGAGCAGAAACCGAATTGGATCGAACTGTTATCGATGAAATCGGTGATCCTCTCGTCCATTTAATTCGAAATGCAATTGATCATGGGATTGAAACTCCTGATATACGCAAGGCTTCAGGTAAAAGTGAGGAAGGAATTCTTACCCTTAAGGCTTATCATAGCGGAAATCATGTTTTTATTGAAATTCAAGATAATGGTGCCGGTATTAATCGAGAAAAGGTTGTAAACAAGGCTTTAAAACAAGGTGTCATTACTGAAAACGATGCTGAGCTTATGTCAGATAAGCAGGTATATGAATTGATTTTCTCGTCTGGTTTTTCAACAGCTGAAATCATTTCAGATGTTTCTGGTAGAGGTGTAGGTCTTGATGTAGTAAAAAGTACAATTGAGTCACTTGGGGGCTCGATCTCAATTGATTCGGTAGAAGGGAAAGGATCCACCTTTTTGATTCAATTACCATTAACACTTTCGATCATTTCTGTTCTACTAATCGAATTGGGTAAAGAAAAATATGCAATCCCACTTTCATCAATTATCGAAACAGCGATTGTTAGAAAAGATGAGGTGTTTAATGCTCATAATCAAAAGATGATTGACTTTAGAGATAAAATAATCCCATTGGTCTATTTAGAAGAATTCTTTGAAGTTCAAAAAGAACATGATGATTCTGATTATATCTCAGTGGTTATTGTAAAGAAAGGTGAAAAAACAGCTGGATTCGTAGTTGATTCATTTATTGGGCAACAAGAGATTGTTCTTAAATCATTAGGCTCTTATTTATCGTCAGTTTTTGCCATTTCAGGGGCTACGATATTAGGTGATGGGCAGGTTGCTTTAGTTGTTGATTGTAATTCATTAATTAAATAG
- the flhB gene encoding flagellar biosynthesis protein FlhB: protein MFLIKLDLQFFAGEKTEKATPKKREDSRKKGQVAKSADVNTAIIILFVFLLFLFIGGFLRDKMLLLFRHTFQDYLLIELTERSIQEIFLELTIEVAIILAPIMGIAVITAIAANLLQVGFMNSPESIMMKLNKLDPIQGFKRIYSIRAIVEMLKSILKIVFIGMITFIVIWVNLDELLRLALVDIGYSLSTISKITMQMGLFSGAALLLLSVLDYFYQKYDFEKNIRMSKQDIKDEYKKTEGDPLIKSKIKQKQREMAMQRMMQEIPNADVIITNPTHFAVALKYDENKADAPYVVAKGMDYVAQKIKELAKEHDIIMIENVALARALYSQAEIGDIVPEEYFKAIAEILAYVYRLKQKV, encoded by the coding sequence ATGTTTTTAATAAAGTTAGACTTGCAGTTTTTTGCAGGAGAAAAGACAGAGAAAGCGACTCCCAAAAAACGTGAGGATTCCAGAAAAAAGGGTCAAGTAGCAAAAAGTGCGGATGTAAATACAGCAATAATTATATTATTTGTATTTTTATTATTTTTGTTCATAGGTGGGTTTCTTAGAGATAAAATGCTCTTATTATTTAGACACACTTTTCAAGACTATCTATTAATAGAGTTAACAGAACGAAGTATTCAAGAAATTTTTTTAGAGTTAACCATTGAAGTTGCTATTATCTTAGCACCAATTATGGGAATTGCTGTCATCACGGCTATTGCTGCAAATCTTTTGCAAGTCGGTTTTATGAACTCACCTGAATCTATCATGATGAAGTTAAATAAGTTAGATCCGATACAGGGGTTTAAACGAATCTATTCAATTAGGGCAATTGTTGAAATGTTAAAATCAATATTAAAAATTGTATTTATAGGTATGATTACATTTATTGTTATTTGGGTGAATCTTGACGAGCTTCTTAGGCTTGCACTTGTAGACATCGGTTATTCCCTTAGCACAATTTCTAAAATCACAATGCAGATGGGCTTGTTTTCAGGGGCTGCTTTATTACTTCTTTCTGTTTTAGATTATTTTTATCAGAAATATGACTTTGAAAAAAATATCAGAATGTCTAAACAAGATATAAAAGATGAATACAAAAAAACAGAAGGTGACCCGTTAATAAAGTCAAAAATTAAGCAAAAACAAAGAGAAATGGCGATGCAAAGGATGATGCAGGAAATTCCTAATGCGGATGTGATCATTACCAATCCAACCCATTTCGCAGTAGCGCTTAAATATGATGAAAACAAGGCAGACGCACCGTATGTTGTAGCCAAGGGAATGGATTATGTTGCTCAAAAAATAAAGGAATTAGCTAAAGAACATGACATCATTATGATTGAAAATGTTGCACTAGCACGAGCTCTTTATAGTCAAGCTGAGATTGGCGACATTGTTCCAGAAGAATATTTTAAGGCCATCGCCGAAATATTGGCCTATGTTTATAGGTTAAAGCAAAAAGTATAA
- a CDS encoding MinD/ParA family protein, with translation MMDQAESLRNLLQTTKSRKTKTIAVISGKGGVGKSNFSLNFSLSLANKGYKILLFDMDIGMGNIDILMGVSSKYSFTHLFEDQRSLREIITDVPNQVSFISGGTGLSSLFKLDDEKFQSFVNQLSGILPDYDFVIFDMGAGISKETLHFLLTVDELFVITTPEPTSITDAYSVMKHICLANNDIPFFVIANKTIDFREGTATLERIDQVSRRFLSKEIVKLGTLPDDRNVIQAVKRQIPFVQYAPSTAASKSMEGIASNYLTFMKNGKLIENQAGFIKKFRQLLSKR, from the coding sequence ATGATGGATCAAGCAGAAAGTTTACGTAATCTCCTGCAAACAACTAAATCAAGGAAGACAAAAACGATTGCTGTTATAAGTGGGAAAGGCGGGGTTGGTAAATCAAACTTTTCACTTAACTTCTCACTTTCCCTAGCTAATAAGGGTTATAAGATTTTATTATTTGATATGGATATAGGAATGGGAAATATAGATATCCTAATGGGAGTATCATCAAAATATTCTTTTACACACTTATTTGAAGATCAAAGGTCACTTCGTGAAATTATCACAGATGTTCCTAATCAAGTTTCTTTTATTTCAGGAGGAACAGGCCTTTCATCATTATTTAAGCTTGATGATGAGAAGTTTCAATCGTTTGTTAATCAGTTAAGTGGCATTTTACCTGACTATGACTTTGTTATCTTTGATATGGGAGCAGGTATATCTAAAGAAACTCTTCATTTTTTATTAACGGTCGATGAACTCTTTGTAATTACAACTCCGGAACCAACGTCGATTACTGACGCATACTCAGTAATGAAACATATTTGCTTAGCTAATAATGATATTCCATTTTTCGTTATTGCTAATAAAACGATAGATTTTAGAGAAGGTACGGCCACACTTGAAAGAATCGACCAAGTCTCAAGACGATTTTTGTCAAAAGAAATCGTGAAACTTGGAACATTACCAGATGACAGAAATGTCATTCAAGCTGTAAAACGCCAAATCCCATTTGTTCAATATGCTCCTAGTACAGCCGCTAGTAAATCAATGGAAGGGATTGCTAGTAACTACCTTACATTTATGAAAAATGGAAAATTAATAGAAAATCAAGCTGGCTTTATAAAAAAATTCAGACAACTGTTGTCTAAAAGATAG
- the fliR gene encoding flagellar biosynthetic protein FliR: protein MIDLFVNFPAFLLVLVRVVSFFATLPLFSYRSIPATHRVGIGFILAWIMFFAIDAPVISIDGNYFMLIIKEALVGLLIGLMAYIILSAIQIAGAFIDFQMGFAIANVIDPQTGAQSPLVGQYLYTFALLLLLALNGHHLLLDGIYYSYQFISLDQLWLPFGDENVVEFVIRSFGKAFLIAFQMSIPVVGALFLIDVALGIVARTVPQLNVFVVGLPLKIAVSFIVLILVMTAMFMVVQQLFETMIYTMRGLMELLGGR from the coding sequence ATGATTGATTTATTTGTGAATTTTCCTGCTTTTTTATTAGTGCTCGTCCGTGTTGTGAGCTTTTTTGCTACGTTACCACTTTTTTCTTATCGGAGTATACCTGCTACACACCGAGTTGGAATAGGTTTTATTCTTGCTTGGATTATGTTTTTTGCGATAGATGCTCCCGTTATTTCAATAGATGGAAATTATTTTATGTTAATCATAAAAGAAGCTCTAGTTGGCCTACTCATTGGCTTAATGGCATATATCATTTTATCAGCTATTCAAATAGCAGGTGCATTTATTGACTTTCAAATGGGCTTTGCGATTGCAAATGTCATAGATCCTCAAACTGGTGCTCAATCACCTTTGGTCGGTCAATATTTATATACTTTTGCGTTATTATTATTACTTGCTCTAAATGGCCACCATTTACTACTGGATGGTATTTATTATAGCTATCAATTTATCTCTCTTGATCAATTATGGCTTCCTTTTGGGGATGAAAACGTTGTGGAATTTGTTATTCGTTCGTTTGGTAAAGCATTCCTCATTGCATTTCAAATGTCTATCCCTGTTGTGGGCGCTCTGTTTTTAATAGATGTGGCACTTGGAATTGTGGCACGAACAGTCCCTCAGCTAAATGTTTTTGTCGTCGGATTACCTCTAAAGATTGCTGTAAGCTTCATTGTGCTTATTTTAGTTATGACAGCGATGTTTATGGTTGTTCAGCAGTTATTTGAAACGATGATTTATACAATGAGAGGATTAATGGAATTGCTAGGAGGAAGGTAA
- a CDS encoding protein-glutamate methylesterase/protein-glutamine glutaminase: MDRMVKVLVVDDSAFMRKLITDILTSEENIEVIGTARNGSDCLVKLQTLKPDVITMDVEMPIMNGIEALKEVISLYRLPVVMLSSTTGDGEKNTILAMQYGAVDFITKPSGSISLDLEKIKDEIVTKVLQASKANISNLLKPLKTTNLSYNKGKGTSLKGLIKDVNLVHKKLVCIGTSTGGPRALQQVLTKLPSQFPAPILIVQHMPAGFTNSLAKRLNALCNIEVKEAEDGEIVREGTAYIAPGGFHLKVKEIENSIILYLENSEPRNGHRPSVDVMFESLSKLQDYLKLAIVMTGMGADGSKGLVALKNNGNTSIIAESEKTAVIFGMPKVAIETNLVDIVADLEDISDFIIKSTGN; the protein is encoded by the coding sequence ATGGATCGAATGGTGAAGGTTTTAGTAGTCGATGATTCGGCATTTATGCGCAAATTAATTACCGACATTCTAACCTCTGAGGAGAATATCGAGGTTATCGGAACAGCCCGAAACGGAAGTGATTGCTTAGTAAAATTACAAACTCTGAAACCGGATGTTATTACAATGGATGTAGAGATGCCAATAATGAATGGCATTGAAGCATTAAAAGAGGTAATAAGCTTATATCGACTTCCAGTTGTTATGCTATCAAGTACAACAGGGGATGGAGAAAAAAATACTATCTTAGCGATGCAATATGGAGCTGTGGATTTTATTACTAAGCCATCAGGTTCGATTTCTTTGGATTTAGAGAAGATAAAGGATGAAATTGTGACTAAAGTACTACAAGCTAGTAAAGCTAATATTTCTAATCTACTAAAACCACTCAAAACTACAAATCTATCGTATAATAAAGGGAAAGGTACTAGTCTTAAAGGCCTAATTAAAGACGTAAATCTAGTACATAAAAAATTAGTATGTATTGGCACTTCAACCGGAGGGCCAAGAGCCCTTCAACAAGTATTAACAAAGTTACCTAGTCAGTTTCCGGCACCAATATTAATTGTACAACATATGCCTGCTGGCTTTACTAATTCATTAGCTAAAAGGCTTAATGCATTATGTAATATAGAGGTTAAAGAAGCTGAGGATGGAGAGATAGTAAGAGAAGGAACTGCATATATCGCTCCTGGTGGCTTTCATTTAAAGGTTAAGGAAATTGAGAATTCAATTATTCTTTACCTAGAAAATTCTGAGCCAAGAAATGGACACCGCCCATCAGTAGATGTCATGTTCGAATCGCTTAGTAAACTCCAAGATTATTTAAAGCTAGCGATTGTTATGACTGGAATGGGTGCTGATGGATCTAAGGGGCTTGTTGCTTTAAAAAACAATGGGAATACGAGCATTATTGCAGAGTCTGAAAAAACTGCTGTGATCTTTGGAATGCCAAAAGTGGCAATTGAAACCAACTTAGTAGATATTGTTGCAGATTTAGAAGATATTTCAGACTTTATAATAAAAAGTACAGGGAATTAA